The following proteins are encoded in a genomic region of Catharus ustulatus isolate bCatUst1 chromosome 4, bCatUst1.pri.v2, whole genome shotgun sequence:
- the LOC116995371 gene encoding elongation of very long chain fatty acids protein 4-like isoform X4 — protein MKLGMASTWQKTQEFYNWILESGDPRTDPWPLVYSPVPVTLVFTSYLLLVALGPSCMRQCRQLQLRALLLAYNLAMVALSSYMFYEFLVTSVLANYSYLCQPVDYSRSELGMRVFLILRKKQEQVTFLHVYHHGSMLFNWWSGVKYVPGGQAFFIGMLNSFVHIFMYGYYALASLGPQMRPYLWWKRYLTILQLCQFVAVAAHSSYNLFTECPFPDGFNTAVFLYSLSLLALFLHFYYRTYIRGKREKLA, from the exons ATGA aactTGGGATGGCTTCAACTTGGCAGAAAACTCAGGAATTCTACAACTGGATTCTTGAAAGTGGAG ATCCAAGGACAGACCCGTGGCCACTGGTCTACTCCCCAGTTCCTGTCACCCTGGTCTTCACCTCCTACCTCTTGTTGGTGGCACTGGGGCCATCCTGCATGCGGCAGTGTCGGCAGCTGCAGCTGCGGGCTCTGCTGCTCGCCTACAACCTGGCCATGGTGGCATTGTCCAGCTACATGTTCTACGAG tttctggTCACTTCAGTCTTGGCCAACTACAGCTACCTGTGCCAGCCAGTGGATTACAGCCGGAGTGAGCTGGGAATGAGG GTTTTCTTAATTCTGCGCAAGAAACAGGAGCAGGTGACTTTTCTGCACGTGTACCATCACGGCTCCATGCTCTTCAACTGGTGGTCAGGAGTCAAATACGTGCCTGGAGGACAAG CCTTCTTTATTGGGATGCTCAACTCCTTTGTCCACATCTTCATGTATGGCTACTACGCCCTGGCCAGCCTGGGACCGCAGATGCGCCCGTACCTGTGGTGGAAGCGTTACCTGACCATCCTGCAGCTG TGCCAGTTTGTGGCTGTTGCTGCTCATTCTTCCTACAACCTCTTCACAGAGTGCCCATTCCCTGATGGCTTCAACACTGCAGTCTTCCTCTACAGCCTCAGCCTCCTGGCTCTCTTCCTACACTTCTACTACAGGACCTACATtaggggaaagagggaaaagctgGCTTAA
- the LOC116995371 gene encoding elongation of very long chain fatty acids protein 4-like isoform X1 produces the protein MKLGMASTWQKTQEFYNWILESGDPRTDPWPLVYSPVPVTLVFTSYLLLVALGPSCMRQCRQLQLRALLLAYNLAMVALSSYMFYEFLVTSVLANYSYLCQPVDYSRSELGMRQMARVCWWFFFSKVIELLDTVFLILRKKQEQVTFLHVYHHGSMLFNWWSGVKYVPGGQAFFIGMLNSFVHIFMYGYYALASLGPQMRPYLWWKRYLTILQLCQFVAVAAHSSYNLFTECPFPDGFNTAVFLYSLSLLALFLHFYYRTYIRGKREKLA, from the exons ATGA aactTGGGATGGCTTCAACTTGGCAGAAAACTCAGGAATTCTACAACTGGATTCTTGAAAGTGGAG ATCCAAGGACAGACCCGTGGCCACTGGTCTACTCCCCAGTTCCTGTCACCCTGGTCTTCACCTCCTACCTCTTGTTGGTGGCACTGGGGCCATCCTGCATGCGGCAGTGTCGGCAGCTGCAGCTGCGGGCTCTGCTGCTCGCCTACAACCTGGCCATGGTGGCATTGTCCAGCTACATGTTCTACGAG tttctggTCACTTCAGTCTTGGCCAACTACAGCTACCTGTGCCAGCCAGTGGATTACAGCCGGAGTGAGCTGGGAATGAGG CAGATGGCAAGAGTGTGTTGGTGGTTCTTCTTCTCCAAAGTCATCGAGCTGCTGGATACG GTTTTCTTAATTCTGCGCAAGAAACAGGAGCAGGTGACTTTTCTGCACGTGTACCATCACGGCTCCATGCTCTTCAACTGGTGGTCAGGAGTCAAATACGTGCCTGGAGGACAAG CCTTCTTTATTGGGATGCTCAACTCCTTTGTCCACATCTTCATGTATGGCTACTACGCCCTGGCCAGCCTGGGACCGCAGATGCGCCCGTACCTGTGGTGGAAGCGTTACCTGACCATCCTGCAGCTG TGCCAGTTTGTGGCTGTTGCTGCTCATTCTTCCTACAACCTCTTCACAGAGTGCCCATTCCCTGATGGCTTCAACACTGCAGTCTTCCTCTACAGCCTCAGCCTCCTGGCTCTCTTCCTACACTTCTACTACAGGACCTACATtaggggaaagagggaaaagctgGCTTAA
- the LOC116995371 gene encoding elongation of very long chain fatty acids protein 4-like isoform X2 encodes MKLGMASTWQKTQEFYNWILESGDPRTDPWPLVYSPVPVTLVFTSYLLLVALGPSCMRQCRQLQLRALLLAYNLAMVALSSYMFYEFLVTSVLANYSYLCQPVDYSRSELGMRMARVCWWFFFSKVIELLDTVFLILRKKQEQVTFLHVYHHGSMLFNWWSGVKYVPGGQAFFIGMLNSFVHIFMYGYYALASLGPQMRPYLWWKRYLTILQLCQFVAVAAHSSYNLFTECPFPDGFNTAVFLYSLSLLALFLHFYYRTYIRGKREKLA; translated from the exons ATGA aactTGGGATGGCTTCAACTTGGCAGAAAACTCAGGAATTCTACAACTGGATTCTTGAAAGTGGAG ATCCAAGGACAGACCCGTGGCCACTGGTCTACTCCCCAGTTCCTGTCACCCTGGTCTTCACCTCCTACCTCTTGTTGGTGGCACTGGGGCCATCCTGCATGCGGCAGTGTCGGCAGCTGCAGCTGCGGGCTCTGCTGCTCGCCTACAACCTGGCCATGGTGGCATTGTCCAGCTACATGTTCTACGAG tttctggTCACTTCAGTCTTGGCCAACTACAGCTACCTGTGCCAGCCAGTGGATTACAGCCGGAGTGAGCTGGGAATGAGG ATGGCAAGAGTGTGTTGGTGGTTCTTCTTCTCCAAAGTCATCGAGCTGCTGGATACG GTTTTCTTAATTCTGCGCAAGAAACAGGAGCAGGTGACTTTTCTGCACGTGTACCATCACGGCTCCATGCTCTTCAACTGGTGGTCAGGAGTCAAATACGTGCCTGGAGGACAAG CCTTCTTTATTGGGATGCTCAACTCCTTTGTCCACATCTTCATGTATGGCTACTACGCCCTGGCCAGCCTGGGACCGCAGATGCGCCCGTACCTGTGGTGGAAGCGTTACCTGACCATCCTGCAGCTG TGCCAGTTTGTGGCTGTTGCTGCTCATTCTTCCTACAACCTCTTCACAGAGTGCCCATTCCCTGATGGCTTCAACACTGCAGTCTTCCTCTACAGCCTCAGCCTCCTGGCTCTCTTCCTACACTTCTACTACAGGACCTACATtaggggaaagagggaaaagctgGCTTAA
- the LOC116995371 gene encoding elongation of very long chain fatty acids protein 4-like isoform X3: protein MASTWQKTQEFYNWILESGDPRTDPWPLVYSPVPVTLVFTSYLLLVALGPSCMRQCRQLQLRALLLAYNLAMVALSSYMFYEFLVTSVLANYSYLCQPVDYSRSELGMRQMARVCWWFFFSKVIELLDTVFLILRKKQEQVTFLHVYHHGSMLFNWWSGVKYVPGGQAFFIGMLNSFVHIFMYGYYALASLGPQMRPYLWWKRYLTILQLCQFVAVAAHSSYNLFTECPFPDGFNTAVFLYSLSLLALFLHFYYRTYIRGKREKLA, encoded by the exons ATGGCTTCAACTTGGCAGAAAACTCAGGAATTCTACAACTGGATTCTTGAAAGTGGAG ATCCAAGGACAGACCCGTGGCCACTGGTCTACTCCCCAGTTCCTGTCACCCTGGTCTTCACCTCCTACCTCTTGTTGGTGGCACTGGGGCCATCCTGCATGCGGCAGTGTCGGCAGCTGCAGCTGCGGGCTCTGCTGCTCGCCTACAACCTGGCCATGGTGGCATTGTCCAGCTACATGTTCTACGAG tttctggTCACTTCAGTCTTGGCCAACTACAGCTACCTGTGCCAGCCAGTGGATTACAGCCGGAGTGAGCTGGGAATGAGG CAGATGGCAAGAGTGTGTTGGTGGTTCTTCTTCTCCAAAGTCATCGAGCTGCTGGATACG GTTTTCTTAATTCTGCGCAAGAAACAGGAGCAGGTGACTTTTCTGCACGTGTACCATCACGGCTCCATGCTCTTCAACTGGTGGTCAGGAGTCAAATACGTGCCTGGAGGACAAG CCTTCTTTATTGGGATGCTCAACTCCTTTGTCCACATCTTCATGTATGGCTACTACGCCCTGGCCAGCCTGGGACCGCAGATGCGCCCGTACCTGTGGTGGAAGCGTTACCTGACCATCCTGCAGCTG TGCCAGTTTGTGGCTGTTGCTGCTCATTCTTCCTACAACCTCTTCACAGAGTGCCCATTCCCTGATGGCTTCAACACTGCAGTCTTCCTCTACAGCCTCAGCCTCCTGGCTCTCTTCCTACACTTCTACTACAGGACCTACATtaggggaaagagggaaaagctgGCTTAA
- the LOC116995367 gene encoding potassium voltage-gated channel subfamily A member 5-like codes for MEIALVTLENGGTTAIAGADDAAAAGGRARWRGNLLHLAGSPQLSDGKESSPPAPPPAGDEQRERPPPGPRAAGAAGAAGAAAAAAGGPEERPAQPRAAPVPPPRPPPRAPRPAAEMGPPEEGGHRRGMAMAAAGDDEEEAAAANPGAMHHQRVLINISGLRFETQLGTLNQFPDTLLGDPDKRIRYFDPLRNEYFFDRNRPSFDGILYFYQSGGKLRRPVNVSIDVFADEIRFYQLGEEAMERFREDEGFIKEEEKPLPRNEFQRQVWLIFEYPESSSSARAIAIVSVLVILISIITFCLETLPEFRDEREMPVPLPPQGGGLNGTPGDSPPMQPPSSLADPFFIIETTCVIWFTFELLVRFFACPSKPEFSRNIMNIIDIVAIIPYFITLGTELAHEQQQPGAGSSNGGGGQQQAMSLAILRVIRLVRVFRIFKLSRHSKGLQILGQTLKASMRELGLLIFFLFIGVILFSSAVYFAEADDPESHFSSIPDAFWWAVVTMTTVGYGDMRPVTVGGKIVGSLCAIAGVLTIALPVPVIVSNFNYFYHRETDHEEQGILKDEHSSAQGSTAGGEVKRRPSKNSLDKSVVHLENSEEFNSGTSSLEKATIKAKSNVDLRKSLYALCLDTNRETDL; via the coding sequence aTGGAGATCGCGCTGGTGACTCTGGAGAACGGCGGCACCACGGCCATCGCGGGCGCCGACGATGCCGCGGCCGCCGGCGGCCGGGCGCGCTGGCGGGGCAACTTGCTGCACCTCGCCGGCTCGCCGCAGCTGAGCGACGGCAAGGAGAGctccccgccggccccgccgcccgcgggGGACGAGCAGCGGGAGCGGCCCCCGCCGGGTCCCCGcgcggcaggagcagcaggagcagcgggagcagcagcagcagcagcgggcgGCCCCGAGGAGCGGCCGGCGCagccccgcgcagcccccgttccgccgccgcggccgccgccccgcgccccgcggCCCGCGGCAGAGATGGGCCCGCCCGAGGAGGGGGGACACCGCCGGGGCATGGCCATGGCGGCCGCGGGCGACGacgaggaggaggcggcggcggccaaCCCGGGCGCCATGCACCACCAGCGGGTGCTGATCAACATCTCGGGGCTGCGCTTCGAGACGCAGCTGGGCACCCTCAACCAGTTCCCCGACACGCTGCTGGGGGACCCCGACAAGCGCATCCGCTACTTCGACCCGCTCCGCAACGAGTACTTCTTCGACCGCAACCGGCCCAGCTTCGACGGCATCCTCTACTTCTACCAGTCCGGGGGCAAGCTCCGCCGGCCCGTCAATGTCTCCATCGACGTGTTCGCCGACGAGATCCGCTTCTACCAGCTGGGTGAGGAGGCCATGGAGCGCTTTCGGGAGGACGAGGGCTTCATcaaagaggaggagaagcccCTGCCCCGCAATGAGTTCCAGCGGCAGGTCTGGCTCATCTTTGAGTACCCCGagagctccagctcagcccGGGCCATTGCCATCGTCTCCGTGCTGGTCATCCTCATCTCCATCATCACCTTCTGCCTGGAGACCCTGCCCGAGTTCAGGGACGAGAGGGAGATGCCCGTACCCCTGCCCCCACAAGGCGGAGGTTTGAATGGCACGCCCGGGGACTCCCCACCCATGCAgcctcccagcagcctggctgaCCCCTTCTTCATCATCGAGACCACCTGTGTGATCTGGTTCACCTTCGAGCTCCTCGTGCGCTTCTTCGCCTGCCCCAGCAAGCCCGAGTTCTCCCGCAACATCATGAACATCATCGACATCGTAGCCATCATCCCCTACTTCATCACCCTGGGCACCGAGCTGGcccatgagcagcagcagcccggGGCTGGCAGTAGCAATGGGGGTGGGGGCCAGCAGCAAGCCATGTCCCTGGCCATCCTGAGAGTCATCCGCCTGGTCAGAGTCTTCAGGATCTTCAAGCTCTCCAGGCACTCCAAGGGGCTGCAGATCTTGGGACAGACTTTGAAAGCCAGcatgagggagctgggcctcctcatcttcttcctcttcatcgGGGTGATCCTCTTCTCCAGCGCTGTCTACTTTGCTGAGGCCGATGACCCCGAGTCTCATTTCTCCAGCATCCCTGATGCTTTCTGGTGGGCCGTGGTAACCATGACTACTGTGGGCTATGGGGACATGAGACCTGTCACTGTGGGGGGCAAAATCGTAGGCTCCTTGTGTGCCATCGCTGGTGTGCTCACCAttgccctgcctgtccctgtcatCGTGTCCAACTTCAACTACTTCTACCACCGAGAGACTGACCACGAAGAGCAGGGTATCCTCAAAGATGAACACAGTAGtgctcagggcagcacagcGGGGGGAGAAGTGAAGAGAAGACCCAGTAAAAACTCTCTGGACAAATCTGTTGTGCACTTGGAAAACAGTGAGGAGTTCAACAGTGGCACCAGCTCCTTAGAGAAAGCCACTATCAAAGCGAAAAGTAACGTAGATCTCAGAAAATCCCTCTATGCTCTCTGTCTGGACACCAATAGGGAAACAGACCTGTGA